A single genomic interval of Maniola jurtina chromosome 23, ilManJurt1.1, whole genome shotgun sequence harbors:
- the LOC123877302 gene encoding uncharacterized protein LOC123877302 gives MSATTSSSVSGRATAKPCSPAKQTRRLASMVRRANTKTSKGMASSKRPERDPTPEQAPPLRLRIPAPSEEDTDRDGGTCTSSPGSVGFESAAESPVAQAIGDSTEGIPSSAEFRSAESSPQTEGSRARRGSEGDIFHTTSTPTPIIEPGTSPAKPRSESSLLRIRAQLRAAAAAEIECSVRQAEEPADEARDDSFMSDLSAVGGGALHDMPRLANTLLQKTKTRLEESRNLHRDIREDVISGLHGLQEMILRLADSRNRHIAEKEKQRAGYERRLAQMEAKHGASLLEVDKRHLELMAEAKLKIEHTFKEVEAVRHLVYELQDQVKKYSVGTDPTAPCPVLEMRRVQEDIAALRLDVGTLTMTLEENKVQEPRVTEQPQGAPWAQKTFATILKTPKPSTQPGPNFPLLVESADPRDTSDDVVKAIKSSVDVIGLGVGVSSIRRRKNQKVVLTCDSAEGRSKLQTALKDASQKLTVAQITTKRPLLRLPGVINDTSDAQVVEAIMRQNTGTLGEAVLLNENIKVVRRTKGRTKDISNVIIEVSPGLYKTLLDMRLRIGYQVIVAQDQSPIVQCYKCMGFGHFSKECRGEESCGHCAGSHDTRHCPRRAETPICINCSNKGEKPETCTHGAYSQSCPEWQKWDRIARSSVSYC, from the coding sequence ATGTCTGCAACAACATCGTCGAGCGTCAGCGGGCGGGCGACGGCGAAGCCGTGCTCGCCAGCAAAACAAACAAGGAGGCTTGCCTCTATGGTACGTAGAGCTAATACCAAGACTTCCAAGGGAATGGCCTCCTCAAAACGGCCAGAGCGGGACCCTACGCCTGAGCAAGCCCCGCCTCTCAGGCTGAGGATCCCTGCCCCTTCGGAGGAGGACACCGACCGAGACGGAGGCACGTGCACCTCATCACCTGGTAGCGTTGGCTTTGAGAGTGCAGCTGAATCTCCAGTGGCTCAGGCGATAGGCGACTCCACAGAAGGGATCCCTAGTTCCGCAGAGTTCAGGAGTGCGGAAAGCTCTCCACAAACTGAGGGCAGTAGGGCGCGCAGAGGTAGTGAAGGTGACATTTTTCACACCACCTCTACTCCAACTCCGATAATAGAACCTGGGACGTCACCGGCCAAGCCACGGTCGGAGTCTTCCTTGCTGCGTATCAGAGCGCAGCTGAGAGCAGCGGCTGCAGCCGAGATAGAATGCAGTGTCCGGCAAGCCGAGGAGCCGGCAGATGAGGCAAGGGATGACTCCTTCATGTCGGATCTGTCGGCCGTCGGTGGAGGGGCGCTGCATGACATGCCTCGCCTTGCTAATACCCTCCTTCAGAAAACAAAAACCAGGCTGGAGGAGAGTAGAAACTTGCATAGAGACATCAGGGAGGATGTCATTAGCGGCTTGCACGGCCTCCAAGAAATGATCTTGCGCTTGGCAGACTCTCGTAACCGACATAttgctgaaaaagaaaaacagcgGGCCGGATACGAGCGACGGCTAGCGCAAATGGAGGCCAAGCACGGTGCCTCACTCCTGGAAGTAGACAAAAGACATCTGGAGCTGATGGCTGAGGCTAAGCTCAAAATAGAGCACACGTTTAAAGAAGTCGAGGCAGTCAGACACTTGGTTTATGAGTTACAGGACCAGGTAAAGAAATATAGTGTGGGAACCGACCCAACGGCGCCATGCCCCGTCCTGGAGATGCGCAGGGTCCAAGAGGACATAGCAGCACTAAGATTGGACGTGGGAACGCTCACTATGACCCTTGAGGAGAATAAGGTGCAAGAACCAAGGGTCACTGAGCAACCGCAAGGAGCACCGTGGGCCCAGAAAACATTTGCAACAATACTGAAAACACCTAAGCCGTCGACGCAGCCAGGGCCGAATTTCCCTCTGCTGGTGGAGTCCGCCGACCCCCGGGATACCAGTGACGACGtagttaaagcaattaaatcaaGCGTAGACGTCATTGGACTAGGGGTTGGGGTCAGCTCCATCAGGAGACGGAAAAACCAAAAAGTGGTCCTGACCTGCGACTCAGCTGAAGGCAGGTCTAAGCTGCAAACAGCGCTGAAAGACGCCTCTCAAAAGTTAACTGTGGCGCAAATTACAACCAAACGCCCGCTCCTAAGGCTTCCAGGGGTCATTAACGACACTTCGGATGCACAGGTGGTGGAAGCGATCATGAGGCAAAATACAGGGACTCTGGGGGAAGCAGTGTTGCTGAATGAAAATATCAAAGTAGTGAGGAGAACTAAAGGGAGAACCAAAGACATTAGTAATGTCATAATCGAGGTCTCCCCTGGTCTCTATAAAACTCTCCTGGACATGAGATTGAGAATTGGCTATCAGGTGATTGTAGCACAAGACCAATCACCGATAGTCCAGTGCTACAAGTGCATGGGCTTTGGGCACTTCTCGAAGGAGTGCCGGGGTGAGGAGTCGTGCGGACATTGCGCGGGAAGTCACGACACGCGGCACTGTCCGAGAAGGGCGGAAACCCCTATTTGCATAAACTGCTCAAACAAAGGGGAAAAGCCAGAGACCTGCACCCACGGAGCGTATAGTCAAAGCTGCCCGGAATGGCAGAAATGGGACCGAATAGCTAGAAGTTCGGTCTCATATTGCTGA